A stretch of the Mesorhizobium huakuii genome encodes the following:
- a CDS encoding class I SAM-dependent methyltransferase, with product MTDLIYNDPDFVQFYDIENQDGRADFDYCIRLARDGGSVLDLGCGTGQLAAEMAEGCNVTGIDPASAMLDVARRRSGGDKVDWIVGDARTVRLGRRFDLVLLTGHAFQVFLTEEDQRAVLRTIAEHLAPGGRFIFDTRNPAMEAWLEWTPQRSERMVEHPSLGTVRAWYDADWDAASAVVTYSTFYEIPGGRPVLGAESKIAFPNREDLAGMLDDAGLLVEQWFGDWQGESYADTSPEIIPTGRLR from the coding sequence ATGACCGATCTGATCTACAATGATCCCGACTTCGTTCAGTTCTACGACATCGAGAATCAGGATGGCCGCGCCGATTTCGACTATTGCATCCGTCTTGCCCGGGATGGCGGCTCGGTCCTCGATCTTGGTTGCGGCACGGGTCAACTGGCTGCCGAAATGGCCGAAGGGTGCAACGTCACCGGTATCGATCCCGCATCGGCCATGCTCGACGTCGCGCGACGCAGGAGCGGCGGCGACAAGGTCGACTGGATTGTCGGCGACGCGCGAACGGTGCGGCTCGGAAGGCGGTTCGATCTGGTGCTGCTGACCGGTCACGCGTTCCAGGTTTTCCTGACCGAAGAGGATCAGCGGGCGGTGCTGCGTACCATCGCCGAACATCTCGCTCCCGGTGGGCGCTTCATCTTCGACACGCGAAATCCCGCCATGGAGGCGTGGCTGGAATGGACGCCGCAGCGCTCCGAAAGGATGGTGGAGCATCCCAGCCTTGGCACGGTCAGGGCATGGTATGATGCCGACTGGGATGCCGCCAGTGCGGTGGTCACCTATTCGACCTTCTATGAAATTCCGGGCGGCAGACCAGTTCTGGGCGCCGAATCGAAAATCGCGTTTCCGAACAGGGAAGATCTTGCCGGGATGCTGGATGACGCCGGCCTGCTGGTGGAGCAATGGTTCGGCGACTGGCAAGGCGAATCCTATGCGGACACCTCTCCGGAAATCATCCCGACAGGTCGGCTGCGCTGA
- a CDS encoding Stf0 family sulfotransferase, with product MAGVALPAMNDEGSGMFDAYIICGTPRTGSTLLCKLLASTGTSGDPHSFYRRQDVAEWAQEWKLPARDTMGELEFEIAYLDAAITAGKGGTGVFGLRLMRENLDELSAILDRIFPGLASDTARFEKAFGRTLYIHLSRENKLAQAISLIKAQQTGLWHIAPDGTEIERVAPAQEPQYDFERIKAEPARLEAYDTAWNIWFAAQGLTPLRVGYERLSADPAAALLAICEAVGIQLPNADDIRPGVAKLADETSLDWMRRYRLEAAG from the coding sequence TTGGCCGGGGTTGCCCTGCCTGCGATGAACGACGAGGGCAGCGGGATGTTCGACGCCTACATTATCTGCGGCACGCCGAGAACCGGCAGCACTTTGCTGTGCAAGCTCCTGGCATCCACTGGAACATCAGGCGATCCTCACTCCTTCTATCGGCGGCAGGATGTGGCGGAGTGGGCGCAGGAGTGGAAACTGCCAGCTCGTGACACGATGGGCGAGCTTGAATTCGAGATTGCCTATCTCGATGCGGCAATCACCGCTGGCAAGGGCGGAACGGGCGTCTTCGGCCTGCGCCTGATGCGCGAAAACCTGGATGAGCTTTCAGCGATCCTCGACCGGATTTTCCCCGGGCTGGCGTCGGACACGGCGCGTTTCGAAAAGGCCTTTGGCCGCACCCTCTACATCCACCTGTCGCGCGAGAACAAGCTTGCGCAGGCGATCTCGCTGATCAAGGCACAGCAGACCGGTCTTTGGCACATCGCGCCTGACGGCACCGAGATCGAAAGGGTCGCACCGGCGCAAGAACCCCAATATGATTTCGAGCGGATCAAAGCCGAGCCTGCCAGGCTCGAAGCCTATGACACGGCCTGGAACATCTGGTTCGCGGCGCAAGGCCTGACGCCGCTGCGGGTTGGCTACGAGCGGCTTTCCGCCGACCCGGCGGCGGCCCTACTGGCCATTTGCGAGGCCGTCGGCATTCAACTGCCGAATGCCGATGACATCCGGCCAGGCGTCGCAAAGCTCGCCGACGAGACAAGCCTCGACTGGATGCGCCGCTATCGTCTGGAGGCGGCCGGCTGA
- the ispG gene encoding flavodoxin-dependent (E)-4-hydroxy-3-methylbut-2-enyl-diphosphate synthase: MTGYFSFPFPRRPSVGVDVGGVVVGGGAPVVVQSMTNTDTADIDQTVAQVAALHRAGSEIVRITVDRDESAAAVPRIHERLQRLGINVPLVGDFHYIGHKLLADHPACAEALAKYRINPGNVGFKDKKDRQFAAIVEMAIKHDKPVRIGVNWGSLDQELLTRLMDDNQDKGFPLTAQEVTREAIVQSAILSAEMAEEIGLGRDKIILSAKVSGVQDLIAVYTELATRSDHALHLGLTEAGMGSKGIVASSAAMGILLQQGIGDTIRISLTPEPNGDRTREVQVSQELLQTMGFRQFVPIVAACPGCGRTTSTVFQELAQNIQADLRKNMPVWREKYPGVENLKVAVMGCIVNGPGESKHADIGISLPGTGETPTAPVFVDGKKAATLRGPSIAADFEKMVADYIEQRFGRGKAAAE; the protein is encoded by the coding sequence ATGACCGGATATTTTTCTTTTCCCTTCCCCCGCCGCCCTTCGGTCGGCGTCGATGTCGGCGGCGTGGTCGTCGGCGGCGGCGCTCCGGTTGTCGTGCAGTCGATGACCAACACCGACACGGCCGACATCGACCAGACAGTCGCGCAGGTCGCAGCACTCCACCGCGCCGGCTCCGAGATCGTACGCATCACCGTCGACCGCGACGAGAGCGCTGCCGCCGTGCCGCGCATTCATGAGCGGCTCCAGCGGCTCGGCATCAACGTGCCGCTGGTCGGCGACTTCCACTATATCGGCCACAAGTTGCTCGCCGACCATCCGGCCTGCGCCGAGGCATTGGCCAAATACCGCATCAATCCCGGCAATGTCGGCTTCAAGGACAAGAAGGACCGGCAGTTCGCCGCGATCGTCGAAATGGCGATCAAACATGACAAGCCGGTGCGCATCGGGGTCAACTGGGGCTCGCTCGACCAGGAACTTCTGACCCGGCTGATGGACGACAACCAGGACAAGGGTTTTCCGCTGACGGCGCAGGAAGTGACGCGCGAGGCGATCGTGCAGTCGGCGATCCTGTCCGCCGAGATGGCCGAAGAGATCGGCCTTGGCCGCGACAAGATCATCCTGTCGGCCAAGGTCAGCGGCGTGCAGGATTTGATTGCCGTTTATACCGAGCTTGCCACCCGCTCCGACCACGCGCTGCATCTCGGCCTCACCGAGGCCGGCATGGGCTCGAAAGGCATCGTCGCCTCGTCCGCCGCCATGGGCATCCTGCTGCAGCAGGGCATTGGCGACACCATCCGCATCTCGCTGACGCCGGAGCCGAACGGCGACCGCACGCGCGAGGTGCAGGTGTCGCAGGAACTGCTGCAGACCATGGGTTTCAGGCAGTTCGTGCCGATCGTCGCGGCTTGCCCCGGCTGCGGCCGCACGACCTCCACCGTGTTCCAGGAGCTCGCCCAGAACATCCAGGCGGATCTGCGCAAGAACATGCCGGTGTGGCGCGAAAAATATCCCGGCGTCGAGAACCTCAAGGTCGCGGTGATGGGCTGCATCGTCAACGGACCGGGCGAGTCCAAGCATGCCGATATCGGCATTTCGCTGCCCGGCACCGGCGAGACGCCGACGGCGCCCGTCTTCGTCGACGGCAAGAAGGCGGCGACGCTGCGCGGGCCGTCGATCGCGGCGGATTTCGAGAAAATGGTCGCCGACTATATCGAGCAACGGTTTGGTCGCGGCAAGGCTGCGGCAGAGTAG
- a CDS encoding response regulator produces MPEYSSFIRFVRIRYLSGLLIFALASTAIMVALNRVNSFRHEVDALSSNLVVFTRDLRNATSFAETTGSAWRNETRDALTASARDHSERLTSEIDTLTAQFAALRSRLSAKTINELETASVNGDLFWSAHDMVRNFNLMSMAQKADEWSYREIRNQNDLFVQPMLVRVRTAMDEERHLADASSDRLLLWASGLLFGVLAIVAFWIFRPMEQAIRRAFAQSAESLFKAEAADRAKSEFLANMSHEIRTPMNGVLGMAELLAKTELTPRQRTFTDVIVKSGNALLTIINDILDFSKINAGQLTLDPAPFRLTEAVEDVATLVSARVAEKNLELIVRVDPRLPAHVVGDAGRFRQIVTNLVGNAVKFTEKGHVLIDVGGDTVNDVVQLKLRVEDTGIGIPAEKLQNVFEKFAQVDGSSTRRHEGTGLGLAIAARLVDLMAGKIGVESEIGRGSVFWFGVPLPVHHAEARDAIVPVDVTGARVLVIDDNPVNREILLEQLRSWSFDCAAAESGAVGLAFLDRACQLGASVDCIILDYQMPGMNGADVARAIAADSRLSAIPIVILTSVDQVDFGKMIIDFGIAAHLTKPARSAVLLGTVISVIQKARSQVGKAQFIREPVQPMPQPAPPAFTVIRGPAIPLATAPEPAVTPNGPIDILIAEDNEVNQLVFGQILNGLGLSYRIAGNGRTAVEMYRSLHPKLILMDVSMPEMNGYEATRAIRAIEASSGGHIPIIGVTAHALKGDRDKCIEAGMDDYLPKPVSPDRLGAKIGTWLSETVVAKTA; encoded by the coding sequence ATGCCGGAATATTCTTCCTTCATCCGGTTTGTCCGGATTCGCTATCTTTCAGGATTGCTGATTTTCGCGCTGGCTTCCACGGCCATCATGGTTGCGCTCAACCGTGTCAATTCCTTCCGTCATGAGGTCGATGCGCTTAGCAGCAACCTCGTCGTCTTCACCCGCGATCTGCGCAACGCAACCAGCTTCGCCGAGACGACAGGCTCCGCCTGGCGCAACGAAACGCGCGACGCGCTGACCGCTTCGGCGCGCGACCATTCCGAACGTCTGACCAGCGAAATCGACACGCTGACCGCCCAGTTCGCCGCGCTGCGCTCACGCCTGTCGGCCAAGACCATCAACGAACTCGAAACCGCCTCGGTCAACGGCGACCTGTTCTGGTCGGCGCACGATATGGTGCGCAACTTCAACCTGATGTCGATGGCGCAAAAGGCAGATGAATGGAGCTATCGAGAAATCCGCAACCAGAACGATCTGTTTGTGCAGCCGATGCTGGTCCGCGTCCGCACCGCGATGGACGAGGAGCGCCATCTGGCCGACGCATCCAGTGACCGGTTGCTCTTGTGGGCGAGCGGCCTGTTGTTCGGCGTCCTGGCCATCGTCGCCTTCTGGATTTTCCGGCCGATGGAACAGGCGATCCGCCGCGCCTTTGCCCAATCGGCCGAATCGCTGTTCAAGGCCGAGGCCGCCGACCGCGCCAAGTCTGAATTCCTGGCCAATATGAGCCACGAAATCCGCACGCCGATGAACGGCGTGCTCGGCATGGCCGAATTGCTGGCCAAGACCGAATTGACTCCGCGCCAGAGGACCTTCACCGACGTCATCGTCAAATCGGGCAATGCGCTGCTCACCATCATCAACGACATCCTCGACTTCTCCAAGATCAATGCCGGACAGCTGACGCTGGACCCTGCCCCTTTCCGTCTCACCGAAGCGGTCGAGGATGTGGCGACGCTGGTCTCGGCACGCGTCGCCGAGAAGAACCTCGAACTGATCGTGCGCGTCGACCCGCGCCTGCCGGCCCATGTCGTCGGCGACGCCGGCCGCTTCCGGCAGATTGTCACCAATCTGGTCGGCAATGCGGTGAAGTTCACCGAGAAGGGCCATGTGCTGATCGATGTCGGCGGTGACACTGTCAACGACGTCGTCCAGCTCAAGCTGCGTGTCGAGGACACCGGCATCGGCATTCCGGCCGAGAAGCTGCAGAACGTGTTCGAGAAATTCGCCCAAGTGGACGGATCTTCGACCCGCCGCCATGAAGGCACTGGCCTTGGGCTTGCCATTGCCGCCCGCCTCGTCGACCTGATGGCCGGCAAGATCGGCGTCGAGAGCGAGATCGGGCGCGGCTCCGTCTTCTGGTTCGGCGTGCCGCTGCCCGTGCACCATGCCGAAGCGCGCGATGCGATCGTGCCGGTCGACGTCACCGGCGCGCGCGTGCTGGTCATCGACGACAATCCGGTCAACCGCGAGATCCTGCTCGAGCAGCTCAGAAGCTGGAGCTTCGACTGCGCCGCCGCCGAAAGCGGCGCCGTGGGGCTCGCCTTCCTCGATCGCGCCTGCCAGTTGGGCGCCAGCGTCGACTGCATCATCCTCGACTACCAGATGCCCGGCATGAACGGCGCCGACGTCGCCCGGGCCATCGCCGCCGACAGCCGGCTGTCGGCCATCCCGATCGTCATCCTGACCTCGGTCGACCAGGTCGATTTCGGCAAGATGATCATCGATTTCGGCATTGCCGCGCATCTGACCAAGCCGGCGCGCTCGGCGGTGCTGCTTGGTACGGTCATTTCGGTCATCCAGAAGGCCCGCTCGCAGGTCGGCAAGGCGCAGTTCATCCGTGAGCCGGTCCAGCCGATGCCGCAGCCGGCTCCGCCGGCCTTCACCGTCATCCGCGGCCCCGCCATCCCGCTCGCCACCGCGCCGGAACCGGCCGTCACACCGAACGGTCCGATCGACATCCTCATCGCCGAGGACAATGAGGTGAACCAGCTGGTGTTCGGCCAGATCCTCAACGGGCTGGGCCTCAGCTACCGCATCGCCGGCAACGGTCGCACGGCGGTCGAGATGTACCGGTCGCTGCATCCGAAACTGATCCTGATGGATGTCTCGATGCCCGAGATGAACGGCTACGAGGCGACCCGCGCCATCCGGGCGATCGAGGCCTCGTCGGGCGGTCACATCCCCATCATCGGCGTCACCGCGCACGCGCTGAAGGGCGATCGCGACAAATGCATCGAGGCCGGTATGGACGACTATCTGCCGAAACCGGTCTCGCCCGATCGCCTCGGCGCCAAGATCGGCACATGGCTCAGCGAAACGGTGGTGGCCAAGACGGCGTGA